The Dethiosulfovibrio peptidovorans DSM 11002 genome has a window encoding:
- the tpiA gene encoding triose-phosphate isomerase, which yields MKNYLFGNWKMNMNGAEIDRFFKDLSSGFPEKSETVMAIFPPFVYLERAVKLAKSMGVADKLSIGVQNVHEADKGAYTGEISVKMALDCGAEYSLIGHSERRHVFGESEERIAAKVNACCSRGLKTVLCVGETLEERDRGVTWETIERQLKSGLSGDKIPSDSIVVAYEPVWAIGTGRSASPEDAQEVCGAIRKWLSGRFPGATIPILYGGSVKPDNSESLFSMTDIDGGLVGGASLDPGSFLNMVR from the coding sequence ATGAAAAACTATCTTTTCGGAAACTGGAAGATGAACATGAACGGGGCTGAGATAGACCGTTTTTTTAAAGATCTATCCTCCGGTTTTCCTGAAAAATCGGAAACGGTAATGGCTATATTTCCTCCATTCGTCTATCTGGAGAGAGCCGTCAAACTTGCTAAATCCATGGGCGTTGCGGACAAGCTCTCCATAGGGGTTCAGAACGTTCACGAGGCTGACAAGGGGGCCTATACGGGCGAGATATCGGTGAAAATGGCCCTGGACTGTGGAGCAGAATACAGCTTGATCGGTCATAGCGAGAGACGTCATGTCTTTGGAGAATCGGAAGAACGTATAGCGGCCAAGGTGAACGCCTGTTGTAGCCGAGGCCTGAAGACCGTTTTATGCGTAGGAGAGACGCTGGAGGAGCGGGATAGGGGAGTTACCTGGGAGACGATCGAGAGGCAGTTGAAATCCGGACTCTCCGGAGATAAAATCCCGTCCGATTCTATCGTAGTGGCCTACGAGCCCGTATGGGCTATAGGGACGGGACGTTCTGCCTCTCCTGAGGACGCCCAGGAAGTATGCGGGGCCATAAGAAAATGGCTCTCAGGTCGCTTTCCCGGTGCCACAATTCCCATCCTATACGGAGGAAGCGTAAAACCGGATAATTCGGAAAGTCTGTTCTCTATGACCGACATAGACGGCGGACTCGTAGGAGGAGCTTCCTTAGATCCTGGATCTTTCCTGAATATGGTTCGATAA
- a CDS encoding phosphoglycerate kinase, which produces MNLRTPDYGSLRGKKVLVRVDFNVPLKNGLVSDDTRIRAHLPTLKALRDAGAIVALASHLGRPKGKINPEFSLKTVLPAAEKLLGPIEFVEDCVGPKVEKALRNSTGKILLLENTRFHEEEEANDPDFSRSMAAPFEVFLLDAFSASHRAHASTVGVQEHLNSYAGYLLDEEISALSKVRDHSEPPFVLVLGGAKVSDKIGVIDNLMSKVSSIVIGGGMAFTFLKAKGGTVGRSLLDEGHLDFAASMLEKAEKSGVTVELPVDVVAATSIEDLSSLTSCPADEIPDDLMGLDIGPESVKAFSKIIEGAKTILWNGPSGVFEVETFSKGTKGLCYAVAKATSQGAFSVVGGGDTASAVSLMGYRSKVSHVSTGGGASLEFCEGKVLPGIAPLLLD; this is translated from the coding sequence TTGAACCTAAGGACTCCCGACTACGGTTCTCTTAGAGGCAAGAAAGTCCTGGTGAGGGTGGACTTCAACGTTCCGTTAAAAAACGGTCTCGTATCGGACGATACAAGGATAAGGGCCCACCTGCCGACATTGAAGGCCTTGAGGGACGCTGGAGCTATCGTAGCTTTGGCCTCCCATCTAGGTCGTCCGAAAGGCAAAATAAATCCGGAGTTCAGCCTGAAGACGGTACTGCCGGCAGCGGAAAAGCTGCTCGGCCCCATAGAGTTCGTCGAGGACTGCGTCGGTCCCAAAGTGGAGAAGGCCCTGAGAAATTCGACGGGGAAGATCCTACTGTTGGAGAACACCAGATTCCACGAGGAAGAAGAGGCCAACGACCCCGACTTTTCCCGTTCCATGGCGGCTCCTTTCGAGGTATTCCTGTTGGATGCCTTCAGTGCATCTCACAGAGCTCATGCTTCCACCGTAGGAGTTCAGGAACACCTCAATTCCTACGCTGGTTACCTTTTGGACGAGGAAATATCCGCATTGTCAAAGGTGAGAGACCATTCCGAACCTCCTTTCGTGCTCGTATTGGGAGGAGCGAAGGTATCGGATAAGATAGGGGTCATAGATAACCTCATGTCCAAGGTGTCCTCCATAGTGATAGGAGGGGGCATGGCCTTCACGTTCCTCAAGGCAAAAGGTGGTACGGTGGGCAGATCCCTTCTCGACGAGGGACACCTTGATTTTGCCGCTTCCATGCTGGAGAAGGCGGAAAAATCGGGCGTGACGGTGGAGCTACCTGTCGACGTCGTAGCGGCTACATCTATAGAGGATCTATCGAGTCTTACTTCCTGTCCCGCCGACGAAATTCCCGACGATTTGATGGGGTTGGATATAGGCCCCGAATCCGTAAAGGCTTTTTCTAAAATCATCGAAGGTGCAAAGACAATACTCTGGAACGGACCGTCCGGGGTTTTCGAAGTCGAGACTTTCTCCAAGGGAACCAAGGGTCTATGCTACGCCGTGGCCAAAGCCACATCGCAAGGGGCTTTCTCCGTAGTAGGTGGAGGAGACACTGCCTCGGCGGTATCCTTGATGGGATATAGGTCGAAGGTCTCCCATGTGTCCACCGGAGGAGGAGCCAGCCTCGAGTTCTGCGAGGGCAAAGTCCTTCCTGGCATAGCTCCTCTTCTGCTCGATTAA
- the gap gene encoding type I glyceraldehyde-3-phosphate dehydrogenase produces MSKVKVAINGFGRIGRLVLRALHEYDQEGLIDIVATNSRSTSEQRAYLFKYDSVHRRYQGKVDYDDENIFVDDKAIATLRHSTPDQFNWGDLGVDIVIEASGIYKDTEKAQAHLDAGAKKVVITAPGSGEGLGTFVMGVNEESYDPATHHIVSNASCTTNCLAPVAKILNDEFNIVKGVMTTVHAYTGDQKTVDSSHKKFHRGRAAAVSMVPTSTGAAKAVGLVIPELKGKLNGMALRVPTPNVSVVDLVVELPKSVTAEEINSTIKKYSEESMSRYLGYETDDCVSMDFVHDSRSSIFAPNHTMAIDNMVKVLSWYDNEWGYSCRCLDLVNHMIRKGL; encoded by the coding sequence ATGTCTAAGGTGAAAGTCGCAATTAACGGTTTTGGTAGAATAGGAAGATTGGTACTGAGAGCCCTTCATGAGTACGACCAGGAGGGGCTGATAGACATAGTGGCGACAAACAGTCGCTCGACCTCGGAGCAGAGAGCCTATCTTTTCAAGTACGATTCGGTCCATCGCAGATATCAGGGCAAGGTCGACTACGACGACGAAAATATCTTCGTGGATGACAAGGCCATAGCCACCCTTCGACATTCGACCCCGGACCAATTCAACTGGGGCGACCTTGGAGTGGATATCGTAATCGAGGCATCGGGGATATACAAGGATACGGAAAAAGCCCAAGCTCACCTCGACGCAGGGGCTAAGAAGGTAGTAATCACGGCACCTGGCAGCGGAGAAGGGCTGGGAACCTTCGTGATGGGAGTCAACGAGGAGTCCTACGATCCTGCGACACATCACATCGTCTCCAACGCTTCCTGCACGACCAACTGTCTTGCCCCTGTGGCGAAGATACTGAACGACGAGTTCAACATCGTAAAAGGGGTTATGACCACCGTTCACGCCTATACAGGAGATCAGAAGACGGTCGACTCGTCTCATAAGAAATTCCATAGAGGAAGAGCCGCCGCCGTCTCCATGGTCCCTACTTCCACCGGAGCAGCCAAGGCTGTAGGCTTGGTAATACCGGAACTCAAGGGCAAACTGAACGGAATGGCTCTGAGGGTCCCTACTCCTAACGTCTCCGTAGTCGACCTCGTCGTCGAGCTTCCAAAATCGGTGACAGCAGAGGAAATCAACTCTACGATCAAAAAATATTCCGAGGAATCCATGTCCAGATATCTGGGATACGAGACGGACGACTGCGTGTCCATGGACTTCGTCCATGACAGTCGATCCTCTATTTTCGCCCCGAACCACACTATGGCTATAGACAACATGGTCAAGGTGCTGTCTTGGTACGATAACGAATGGGGCTATTCGTGCCGTTGTCTGGACCTGGTCAATCACATGATCAGGAAGGGGCTGTAG
- the ftsZ gene encoding cell division protein FtsZ codes for MDMNGVFKVTSESSPHREVIKVVGVGGGGGNALNNIIRSGVTGVEFLAVNTDMASLSLSEAPTRLILGRELTKGHGAGADPQIGHGAAKESFDELKEVLVGADMVFLTAGMGGGTGTGASPVIAEIARETGSLVVAVVTTPFFWEGKRRKSQAEMGIKALQEKVDALIVIENDKLMEISDKNTVLTDAFRMADDVLRQAVQGVTDLILRPALVNVDFADVRSVMQNAGSAIMGIGEGRGDNRAVMAAQAAINSPLMSIPMTGAKGVLFNITGGADVGIFEINEAAGIINEASDDDANIIWGSAIDEEMEDRIKITVIATGFSDYEQAKSKATPFGNINAGSGSKSTAQRKEKKTSGIKLEPTDLSPEEDGPDMFELPGLPKDSYDVPSYIRKVRRTRDKDKDNGGR; via the coding sequence ATGGACATGAATGGTGTCTTTAAAGTCACCTCGGAGAGCAGTCCGCACAGAGAGGTAATTAAGGTCGTCGGTGTCGGAGGAGGCGGAGGCAACGCCCTCAACAACATTATCCGAAGCGGCGTAACCGGAGTAGAGTTTTTAGCAGTCAATACCGATATGGCATCTTTAAGTCTATCGGAAGCCCCAACCCGTCTGATATTAGGGAGGGAACTCACCAAAGGGCACGGAGCTGGAGCGGATCCTCAGATAGGTCACGGAGCCGCCAAGGAATCTTTCGACGAGCTCAAGGAGGTTCTGGTCGGTGCCGATATGGTCTTTTTGACCGCGGGTATGGGAGGAGGAACCGGAACCGGTGCCAGCCCGGTCATAGCGGAGATAGCCAGGGAAACCGGCTCTCTCGTAGTAGCGGTTGTGACGACACCTTTTTTCTGGGAGGGTAAAAGACGAAAGTCTCAGGCTGAGATGGGGATAAAGGCCCTTCAGGAAAAAGTCGATGCTCTGATAGTTATCGAAAACGATAAATTGATGGAGATCTCCGATAAAAACACCGTTCTGACCGATGCCTTCAGAATGGCCGACGACGTCCTTCGTCAGGCAGTTCAAGGGGTGACCGATCTGATCCTGAGGCCAGCACTTGTGAACGTCGACTTCGCCGATGTCCGATCGGTAATGCAGAACGCGGGATCAGCCATTATGGGCATAGGAGAGGGACGAGGCGACAACAGAGCAGTCATGGCAGCCCAGGCCGCGATAAACAGTCCTCTGATGTCAATTCCCATGACCGGAGCCAAGGGAGTTCTCTTCAATATAACCGGAGGGGCGGATGTTGGTATATTCGAAATTAACGAGGCCGCCGGGATCATAAACGAAGCCTCCGACGATGACGCCAATATTATATGGGGAAGCGCCATAGACGAGGAGATGGAGGACAGGATAAAGATAACGGTAATAGCTACAGGGTTCTCCGACTATGAACAGGCCAAATCCAAGGCAACTCCTTTTGGAAATATAAACGCGGGATCGGGATCCAAGTCCACGGCTCAGAGAAAAGAGAAGAAGACCTCCGGTATAAAATTAGAACCGACGGATCTGTCTCCCGAGGAAGATGGTCCGGACATGTTTGAGCTCCCAGGGCTCCCAAAAGACTCATACGATGTTCCGTCCTACATAAGAAAGGTGCGTAGGACCCGCGATAAAGATAAAGACAACGGAGGAAGGTAG
- the whiA gene encoding DNA-binding protein WhiA, translating to MRRKITKADRVILSSRRLWVFHRMRRLWKKTSWGGDFDLGKMLHVPERHRGTVQLEMPIDLFRAIQSKELSGSFIRWAWIRGIFGAVGSVFFPKRGYYFLFRVPYDEILAGLKDHLQKNDLSVSYRRGSGCVEAMVRGQNDIVDLMIGMGLSDAALKMEEKAIVRSMRDRANRLVNCDASNIRKTVDAARRQIALATFLKENGHEDELPPDLAELIDLRIANPSASLNELGSAMNSPVSKSTVTYRWKKIMSIAETYGFSYDN from the coding sequence ATGAGACGCAAGATAACGAAAGCAGATAGGGTGATTCTATCCTCCAGAAGACTGTGGGTTTTCCATCGCATGAGACGTTTGTGGAAGAAAACCTCCTGGGGTGGCGATTTTGACCTGGGAAAAATGTTGCACGTTCCAGAAAGACACAGAGGGACCGTGCAATTGGAGATGCCCATAGACCTATTCAGAGCTATTCAGTCGAAAGAGCTTAGCGGCTCCTTCATCCGCTGGGCCTGGATCAGAGGTATATTCGGTGCCGTAGGTTCAGTTTTTTTCCCTAAACGAGGATATTACTTTCTATTCCGAGTCCCTTACGACGAAATACTCGCGGGTCTAAAGGATCATCTTCAGAAAAACGACCTCTCCGTCTCATATCGGAGGGGATCTGGTTGTGTCGAAGCCATGGTGAGAGGTCAAAACGACATTGTAGATCTAATGATAGGCATGGGATTATCCGATGCGGCTTTGAAGATGGAGGAAAAGGCCATCGTCAGATCCATGAGGGATAGGGCCAATCGTCTGGTAAATTGCGATGCCTCCAATATAAGAAAGACCGTCGATGCCGCTAGACGTCAGATAGCCCTTGCGACATTCCTTAAGGAAAACGGCCATGAAGATGAGCTACCTCCCGATCTGGCCGAACTTATCGACCTGAGAATCGCCAATCCAAGCGCCAGCCTGAACGAACTGGGATCTGCAATGAACTCTCCCGTAAGCAAGAGTACCGTAACTTATCGATGGAAAAAGATCATGTCCATCGCCGAGACCTACGGTTTTAGCTACGATAATTAA
- a CDS encoding SPOR domain-containing protein, whose amino-acid sequence MLPILGLVALGFLVFGIKIFFLPDKDDPYGKYVQEAIPVPSQPRKIDVPIKKESPLNEDEVSVEDGTVIAVPITMKEAEDKQRETSHKKTASQPKPTSTSSRASANAKNSSWYVQIGAFKQRSMAKALASKVGSKGYSVIIGEGIVSGTKYYRVWIPGGNSRNEATAVGERLKKLGYPYFVFLRK is encoded by the coding sequence ATGCTACCGATACTTGGTCTGGTGGCTTTGGGGTTTTTGGTCTTCGGGATAAAGATTTTTTTTCTGCCGGATAAAGACGATCCCTATGGGAAATACGTCCAGGAGGCCATTCCCGTCCCATCTCAGCCCCGAAAGATAGACGTCCCCATAAAAAAAGAAAGTCCTCTAAACGAGGACGAAGTCTCGGTAGAGGATGGTACTGTGATTGCCGTTCCCATAACCATGAAAGAGGCAGAGGACAAACAAAGAGAGACTTCTCATAAAAAAACCGCATCTCAACCGAAGCCTACGAGCACCTCTTCTAGAGCCTCTGCCAATGCTAAAAACTCCTCTTGGTATGTTCAAATCGGTGCCTTCAAACAACGATCGATGGCTAAGGCCTTGGCGTCTAAGGTCGGTTCCAAAGGCTACTCGGTTATAATAGGCGAGGGAATAGTGAGCGGGACAAAATATTACAGGGTTTGGATTCCCGGCGGGAACTCACGTAACGAGGCTACTGCCGTTGGGGAGAGGCTCAAAAAACTGGGATATCCTTATTTTGTGTTTCTCAGAAAGTAG
- a CDS encoding gluconeogenesis factor YvcK family protein → MAVGGGTGLSAFLMGLKGFTKNITAVVTVTDEGGSSGRITRDWGVLPPGDIRNCIVALSENDDVLRSFMDFRFDKGDLAGHSLGNLMLLASAEMTGDFKLAVERINQLLAIRGRVLPVSTENIVLRGKTSGGKQIKGELEISNFGTDLDEIWLEPSDAKPIKEVIAAVDTADLIVLGPGSLFTSVIPNLLIRNFRERIKKGLAPTVYVANIMTQPRETEGMSVTGHLNWIEKVLGKLPDYVIVNDQEVPRGLLERYKAEGAEPLYLNDDEEVELYEKGCKVLRGSFLRLDQVKGEPVIRHDGGRLSEAIFSLIQKKDGGTF, encoded by the coding sequence GTGGCTGTAGGCGGAGGTACCGGCCTATCCGCCTTTCTGATGGGATTGAAAGGATTCACGAAAAATATAACAGCGGTCGTAACCGTTACCGATGAAGGTGGTAGCTCGGGACGTATCACCAGGGACTGGGGAGTCCTTCCCCCCGGAGATATCCGAAACTGCATCGTGGCCTTGAGCGAAAACGACGATGTATTGAGATCCTTTATGGACTTTCGCTTCGACAAAGGAGATCTAGCAGGACATAGTCTGGGAAATCTCATGTTGTTGGCCTCGGCCGAGATGACAGGAGACTTTAAGCTGGCGGTGGAGAGGATCAATCAACTTCTAGCGATAAGAGGCCGCGTCCTTCCGGTCTCCACTGAAAACATCGTTCTTCGGGGAAAGACAAGCGGCGGGAAGCAAATCAAAGGAGAGCTCGAGATTTCAAATTTCGGCACGGACCTGGACGAGATATGGCTGGAACCGTCGGACGCAAAGCCGATCAAAGAGGTCATAGCCGCTGTAGACACGGCGGATCTTATCGTATTAGGCCCCGGAAGTCTCTTCACAAGCGTGATCCCCAACCTTCTCATAAGAAACTTTAGAGAAAGGATAAAAAAGGGATTGGCTCCCACCGTATATGTGGCCAATATAATGACACAGCCCAGAGAGACCGAGGGAATGTCGGTGACGGGACATCTAAATTGGATAGAGAAAGTCCTAGGGAAACTCCCTGACTACGTCATAGTGAACGATCAGGAGGTTCCGAGGGGACTGTTGGAACGATATAAAGCAGAAGGTGCGGAACCTCTCTACCTGAACGACGACGAAGAGGTCGAACTTTACGAAAAAGGCTGCAAGGTCCTGCGGGGGTCTTTTCTAAGGTTAGATCAAGTAAAGGGAGAACCGGTCATAAGGCATGACGGAGGACGTCTATCGGAGGCCATTTTCTCCTTGATACAGAAGAAGGACGGTGGCACTTTCTAA
- the rapZ gene encoding RNase adapter RapZ codes for MTLLGIYNVKKLVVVTGLSGSGKSSTLNILEDQGLFAVDNIPAALLPQLLELLGTHDSAVVNGVVVVVDVRGKDLDRFETISRELRAGVEDFSVVFLDATDEVLVQRFNTTRRSHPLGDGVTILEGIKRERDLLASIRQEADIIVDTSNLDIRSFRPALLKALGSPDPQLTVLFSSFGFKHGIPNDSDYVMDVRFLPNPYYVPSLRDLTGTDEPVKQYIKEQFPDWEAFLDKTVDFFEFLLPQYGRVGKSSMHIAIGCTGGRHRSVAMVEWLESIFEEQGYRVTHFHRDIDKH; via the coding sequence GTGACGCTGTTGGGAATCTACAATGTGAAGAAGCTGGTGGTGGTCACAGGACTATCCGGCAGCGGTAAATCCAGTACCCTCAATATCCTGGAAGACCAAGGCTTATTTGCCGTGGATAACATCCCTGCAGCACTTCTTCCTCAGCTTCTGGAACTTTTGGGAACTCATGATTCTGCCGTCGTAAACGGCGTGGTCGTAGTTGTAGACGTGAGAGGAAAAGACCTAGATCGATTCGAGACGATCTCCAGAGAACTCAGGGCTGGGGTAGAGGATTTTTCCGTAGTCTTTCTGGACGCCACCGACGAGGTTCTCGTACAGAGATTCAACACCACCAGACGGAGCCATCCTCTGGGAGATGGCGTGACTATACTAGAGGGGATAAAAAGGGAAAGAGACCTTCTCGCATCCATAAGGCAGGAGGCGGATATCATCGTAGACACCTCCAATCTTGATATAAGATCGTTTAGACCAGCACTTTTAAAAGCTCTGGGATCGCCGGATCCTCAGCTCACGGTCCTTTTTTCCTCGTTTGGGTTTAAACACGGAATACCGAACGACAGCGACTACGTCATGGACGTCAGGTTCTTACCTAATCCCTACTACGTTCCCAGCCTTAGAGATCTTACAGGCACGGACGAACCGGTAAAACAGTATATAAAGGAACAATTCCCGGACTGGGAAGCTTTTTTAGACAAGACCGTCGATTTTTTCGAGTTTTTACTTCCTCAATATGGTAGGGTGGGAAAGAGCTCAATGCACATAGCTATAGGATGCACCGGAGGACGACACAGGTCCGTAGCCATGGTCGAATGGCTCGAGTCAATTTTCGAGGAACAGGGGTATCGTGTGACCCATTTCCATAGAGATATAGATAAACATTGA
- the ftsA gene encoding cell division protein FtsA gives MKREPDIFVGLDLGTSKVSVVVAERDVRSDEAQIIGVGQAPSAGIRKGMIVNLEQAVLAVRRALKEAETMVGFTLDDVTVAFSGVEVDSVMSHGMVSLGRTPRQIEIDDVERVIETAQSELSVSSNRSVLHTIPVKYSIDGNSGIDDPLGMTGIRLEIELQSVVVPTTALQNVVNCVEKAGARVNGLVVKPLVAALGALSSEERTAGAVVVSIGGGTTGVAIFVDGRPIRLSVIPIGGDHITNDLAYVAKIPISVAEELKKRLSLEPPEEDEEFEVVIRGKAKTMPIDALVEVVSCRLEELFSHHVKEILDGMNYHAFPSGIILTGGVALTEGLEGFVSDVMELPVRVGAPIVSHQMPPGMSSCQYSSLAGIVRYLVERDRHRYRYIETSVGVLRGGGYTSREPSPRRMPSFGEARGVFDSIKRAFKDLF, from the coding sequence TGAAAAGAGAGCCTGACATTTTCGTAGGTCTTGATCTCGGCACCTCAAAGGTGTCCGTCGTCGTGGCGGAAAGAGACGTCCGCTCCGACGAGGCCCAGATCATAGGGGTGGGGCAGGCTCCCTCCGCAGGGATAAGAAAAGGCATGATAGTCAACCTGGAACAGGCCGTTTTAGCCGTAAGAAGGGCTTTGAAGGAAGCTGAAACCATGGTCGGCTTCACTCTGGATGACGTCACGGTTGCTTTTAGCGGAGTAGAGGTCGACAGCGTGATGTCTCACGGTATGGTCTCTCTGGGAAGGACGCCTCGACAGATCGAGATAGACGACGTCGAGAGAGTCATTGAGACGGCACAAAGCGAGCTTTCCGTGTCATCCAACAGGAGCGTACTCCATACAATTCCAGTGAAATACTCTATAGACGGGAACTCCGGAATAGACGACCCTTTGGGAATGACGGGAATCCGTCTCGAGATAGAGCTACAGTCGGTAGTTGTGCCCACCACAGCGCTTCAAAACGTGGTCAATTGCGTGGAGAAAGCTGGCGCCCGAGTAAACGGACTGGTCGTAAAACCTCTTGTAGCGGCTCTAGGGGCCCTATCCTCAGAGGAGAGGACCGCTGGAGCGGTGGTGGTATCCATAGGCGGAGGAACTACCGGGGTAGCCATATTCGTGGATGGCCGTCCTATACGGCTCTCCGTAATTCCCATAGGAGGAGATCACATCACCAACGACCTCGCCTATGTGGCCAAGATCCCAATAAGCGTGGCGGAGGAATTGAAAAAACGCCTGTCTCTAGAGCCACCGGAAGAGGATGAGGAGTTCGAGGTAGTGATAAGAGGAAAGGCCAAGACCATGCCTATTGACGCCTTAGTAGAGGTCGTCTCCTGTCGATTGGAGGAGCTGTTCTCTCATCACGTGAAAGAGATCCTGGACGGCATGAACTACCATGCTTTCCCCTCGGGAATCATACTAACGGGAGGCGTGGCTTTAACGGAAGGGTTGGAGGGATTCGTCTCCGATGTCATGGAGTTGCCGGTGAGAGTCGGAGCCCCCATCGTATCCCATCAGATGCCTCCTGGGATGAGTTCATGTCAATATTCTTCCTTGGCGGGAATCGTTCGCTACCTTGTGGAGAGAGATCGGCACAGATATCGCTATATAGAAACCTCGGTAGGAGTTTTAAGAGGTGGAGGATACACTTCAAGAGAACCGTCGCCTAGACGTATGCCGAGCTTCGGAGAGGCAAGAGGGGTCTTCGATTCTATAAAGAGGGCCTTCAAAGATCTGTTTTAA